In the genome of Salinispirillum sp. LH 10-3-1, one region contains:
- a CDS encoding ATP-binding protein, translating to MSPSSILSLSLPADLLLLRVLYALRGFAVVGQTIAILVATYVFNMTLPLTALWLGVGALLLFNLVLFWWVFNTRKVTQWQWVGHIGIDLLVLTWQLFWTGGSTNPFVSLYLLPVALVALALPVRAVIMVGIATSVSYSLLMLFHKPLLMSASMLSPGMQLHVLGMWVNFLLTVALLTAFGSWMSHNLRLQRDKLQQARAKAMRNQSILGIAAHSAQAAHELNTPLSTLKMIAAEMKSRADEFPADLRDDIDTLDQQLDFCRDSVQRMVKGARAAAEHNTRKVSSLFRETLARFRLLRPEIELDTTLPDLTGTTVQEALAWQHLLLTLLDNAADASLAQGHKHIALNVTRHGQQLTIAVTDHGQGEPSLTGVALHSTKTHGFGIGLALADLTLEASGNQLTIETLPQGHVAYVEMPLREEPL from the coding sequence ATGTCGCCTTCTTCCATATTGTCTTTGTCATTGCCTGCCGACCTTTTGTTGCTGCGTGTACTCTATGCGCTGCGAGGTTTTGCTGTAGTCGGTCAGACGATCGCTATTCTCGTCGCGACCTATGTCTTTAATATGACACTGCCATTAACCGCCTTGTGGCTCGGGGTTGGTGCGTTGCTGCTGTTTAATCTGGTGTTGTTTTGGTGGGTGTTCAACACGCGCAAGGTGACCCAGTGGCAATGGGTAGGGCATATTGGTATTGATCTGCTGGTGTTGACGTGGCAGCTGTTTTGGACCGGTGGCTCGACCAATCCTTTTGTGTCGCTGTATTTGCTCCCGGTGGCGCTGGTGGCGCTCGCTTTACCCGTACGCGCGGTCATCATGGTCGGCATAGCGACCTCGGTCAGCTACTCACTGCTGATGCTGTTCCACAAGCCTCTTTTAATGAGCGCCTCGATGTTATCGCCGGGTATGCAGTTGCATGTACTGGGCATGTGGGTGAATTTTCTACTCACCGTTGCGCTGCTGACCGCCTTTGGCAGCTGGATGTCGCACAATCTGCGCCTGCAGCGCGACAAGCTGCAACAGGCGCGTGCCAAGGCGATGCGTAATCAATCCATCCTAGGTATAGCGGCGCATTCTGCCCAAGCCGCGCATGAACTGAACACACCACTGTCGACGCTCAAGATGATTGCGGCAGAGATGAAAAGCCGCGCCGACGAGTTTCCTGCGGACTTACGCGACGACATCGACACCCTCGACCAACAACTGGATTTCTGCCGCGACAGCGTGCAACGCATGGTCAAGGGCGCTCGGGCTGCCGCCGAACACAATACGCGCAAGGTCAGCAGTTTGTTTCGTGAAACCTTGGCGCGCTTTCGCCTGTTGCGCCCGGAGATTGAGCTGGACACCACACTGCCTGACTTGACCGGTACAACAGTGCAAGAGGCACTGGCCTGGCAACACTTGCTGTTAACCTTGTTGGATAACGCGGCCGACGCCAGCCTAGCGCAGGGCCATAAACACATTGCGCTCAACGTCACCCGCCACGGGCAACAGCTGACCATTGCGGTGACCGATCACGGACAGGGTGAACCCTCACTCACTGGAGTGGCCCTGCACAGCACTAAGACACACGGCTTCGGGATTGGTTTGGCGTTAGCCGACCTGACGCTCGAAGCCTCGGGTAACCAATTGACCATAGAGACTCTGCCGCAGGGCCATGTGGCCTATGTTGAAATGCCGCTGCGTGAGGAACCACTATGA
- a CDS encoding response regulator has product MTDAPTGTVLIIDDDAAFRRLLGRGLTRLGWQTLEADSSASAMAALQQAPSHVLLDLRLGEENGMTLLEPIRAQYPDIRIILLTGFASIASAVAAMKRGADDYLSKPVDIQAVDQALRGDRPDAVEDIQEQPPALRRVEWEHIQRVLADCGGNVSEAARVLGMHRRSLQRKLAKKPGPERP; this is encoded by the coding sequence ATGACGGATGCACCAACCGGCACTGTATTGATCATCGACGACGATGCGGCGTTTCGCCGTTTGCTCGGCCGTGGTCTGACTCGACTGGGCTGGCAAACATTGGAAGCCGACTCATCGGCGTCTGCCATGGCTGCTTTGCAGCAAGCGCCGTCTCATGTTTTGCTCGACCTGCGGCTGGGTGAAGAAAACGGCATGACGCTACTGGAACCCATTCGCGCGCAGTACCCAGACATCAGAATCATCTTATTGACAGGCTTTGCCAGCATCGCCTCGGCGGTAGCCGCGATGAAGCGTGGGGCAGATGACTACCTGAGTAAACCCGTGGATATTCAAGCGGTTGATCAAGCGCTGCGCGGTGACCGGCCGGATGCGGTTGAAGACATACAAGAGCAGCCTCCCGCCCTGCGGCGTGTGGAGTGGGAGCATATTCAGCGCGTGCTGGCGGACTGCGGCGGCAATGTGTCTGAGGCAGCACGCGTACTCGGCATGCATCGGCGCAGCTTACAACGCAAGCTGGCCAAAAAGCCGGGGCCAGAAAGACCCTAA
- a CDS encoding cytochrome ubiquinol oxidase subunit I, which produces MELDPIFLSRLQFAFVVSFHAIFPVFTIGLASFIAVLEGIYLKTQNPVWMKLSQFWIKVFAVVFGMGVVSGIVMAFQFGTNWSNFSYISANFLGPILSYEVITAFFLEAAFLGVLLFGRGKVPPGIYLMSAVLVAVGTFISSFWILSANSWMHTPAGVEFRGELLYVTSWTEAIFNASLPYRFAHMGLASFLTGGFVVAGVSAWYLLRGREVEANRKALSMSLWLLLILTPLQAWVGDLHGLNTLEHQPAKVAAMEGNWETRSNVPLLLFAWPDQANQTNHFEIGIPNLASIILKHSADGVVPGLDIVPVEEQPPVWWVFWSFRVMVAIGLLMIAVSVAGLILRMRGKLWTTQWYFRVLQVMSITPFIAVLAGWFTTEIGRGPWLIYGVMTFAEGVTPSLQGWMALTTLIGYIIVYALVFSGGLYYLMRILRDGMEFQPPAHDDELSPHRAKRPFSAADVPLEEGAR; this is translated from the coding sequence ATGGAGCTCGATCCGATTTTCCTCTCACGATTGCAATTCGCATTCGTCGTGTCGTTTCACGCCATCTTCCCGGTGTTCACCATCGGACTGGCGTCCTTTATTGCCGTCTTGGAAGGCATCTATTTAAAGACACAGAACCCGGTATGGATGAAGCTTTCCCAGTTCTGGATCAAGGTATTCGCCGTGGTGTTCGGCATGGGGGTGGTGTCTGGTATCGTGATGGCCTTCCAGTTTGGTACTAACTGGTCGAACTTCTCCTACATCAGCGCTAATTTCCTTGGGCCAATCCTAAGCTACGAAGTCATAACGGCGTTCTTCTTGGAGGCGGCGTTCTTGGGCGTGCTGCTGTTTGGTCGCGGCAAGGTACCACCCGGCATCTACCTGATGTCGGCGGTACTGGTGGCGGTCGGCACCTTCATTTCATCGTTCTGGATTCTGTCCGCCAACAGCTGGATGCACACCCCGGCCGGGGTCGAGTTCCGTGGCGAGCTGCTCTACGTCACCTCATGGACCGAAGCCATCTTCAATGCGTCACTGCCTTATCGCTTCGCGCACATGGGTCTGGCGTCCTTCCTGACCGGTGGCTTTGTCGTGGCCGGGGTGAGTGCTTGGTATCTGCTGCGCGGTCGCGAAGTGGAAGCCAATCGCAAGGCGCTATCAATGTCGCTGTGGCTGCTGCTAATCCTCACTCCACTGCAGGCGTGGGTCGGCGACCTGCATGGTTTGAACACCCTGGAGCACCAGCCTGCGAAGGTGGCGGCGATGGAGGGCAACTGGGAAACGCGCAGCAATGTACCCTTGCTGTTGTTCGCCTGGCCGGATCAGGCTAACCAAACGAACCATTTCGAAATCGGCATTCCCAATCTCGCCAGTATCATTCTGAAACACAGCGCCGATGGCGTGGTGCCGGGCTTAGATATCGTGCCGGTAGAAGAACAGCCACCCGTTTGGTGGGTGTTCTGGTCATTCCGCGTCATGGTGGCGATTGGCCTTCTGATGATTGCCGTATCGGTTGCCGGACTGATCTTACGCATGCGCGGCAAACTGTGGACAACTCAATGGTACTTCCGCGTCTTGCAGGTGATGAGTATTACCCCCTTCATCGCCGTTCTGGCTGGCTGGTTTACCACAGAAATCGGCCGCGGACCGTGGTTGATCTACGGCGTCATGACCTTTGCTGAAGGCGTCACGCCGTCGTTGCAAGGCTGGATGGCCCTGACCACTCTGATCGGCTACATCATTGTTTACGCCTTGGTGTTCAGCGGCGGGTTGTATTACTTGATGCGCATCCTGCGTGACGGTATGGAATTCCAACCGCCGGCACACGACGACGAGCTGTCCCCACACCGCGCCAAGCGACCATTCTCGGCGGCGGATGTTCCCCTTGAAGAAGGAGCACGCTAA
- the cydB gene encoding cytochrome d ubiquinol oxidase subunit II, whose translation MEPVFDLVPIWAGIIGFGIIMYVLMDGFDLGQGILFPFAPSEEARDVMMNSVAPVWDGNETWLILGGAGLLAAFPLVYSVFLPALYLGVFLMLAGLIFRGVAFEFRFKAKTSRYLWNWSFAGGSMLATFAQGAVVGAYIQGFETENFRYVGGAFDWLTPFSVLTGLGMLAGYALLGSTWLILKSEDYIQQWAYKITPYLLAAVVVVFGIISIWTPLISELVRARWFDQISLIWLLPLGALLSIIVLVRAVLKRQDGMPFVATMALFVFTYLGLAVSKLPYIVPPDYTLWDASSAHSSQLFLLIGLLFVIPFVLMYTAWTYWVFRGKVKAGVGYH comes from the coding sequence ATGGAACCTGTATTCGATTTAGTGCCCATTTGGGCGGGTATCATTGGTTTCGGCATCATCATGTATGTGCTGATGGACGGTTTCGACCTCGGCCAAGGCATCCTGTTTCCTTTTGCGCCGTCGGAAGAAGCCCGCGACGTCATGATGAACTCGGTCGCGCCGGTATGGGATGGTAACGAAACCTGGCTGATTTTGGGTGGCGCCGGGCTGCTGGCCGCGTTCCCTCTGGTCTACAGCGTATTCCTGCCTGCACTGTATTTGGGCGTGTTCTTAATGCTGGCGGGGCTGATTTTTCGTGGCGTGGCCTTCGAGTTTCGCTTCAAAGCCAAGACTTCACGCTACCTGTGGAATTGGTCGTTTGCTGGCGGTTCTATGCTGGCGACCTTTGCCCAAGGCGCGGTAGTGGGTGCTTACATCCAAGGCTTTGAAACGGAGAACTTCCGCTACGTCGGCGGTGCCTTCGACTGGCTGACGCCGTTTTCGGTTTTAACCGGGCTGGGCATGTTAGCCGGTTACGCGCTGCTGGGCAGCACCTGGTTGATTCTGAAGTCAGAGGATTACATCCAACAATGGGCGTACAAAATCACGCCATACCTGTTGGCGGCCGTGGTGGTGGTGTTTGGCATCATCAGTATCTGGACGCCACTCATCAGCGAGTTGGTGCGCGCTCGTTGGTTTGATCAAATCAGTTTGATTTGGCTGCTGCCGTTGGGTGCTTTGCTGTCCATTATTGTGTTGGTGCGGGCGGTGCTGAAGCGACAAGATGGTATGCCGTTCGTGGCAACCATGGCGTTGTTTGTCTTCACTTACTTAGGACTAGCGGTCAGTAAGCTGCCCTATATCGTGCCGCCAGACTATACGTTGTGGGATGCATCGTCGGCGCATTCGTCTCAGCTGTTTTTGTTGATTGGTTTGCTGTTCGTGATTCCCTTTGTGTTGATGTACACGGCATGGACCTATTGGGTGTTTCGCGGCAAGGTGAAGGCAGGAGTCGGTTATCACTGA
- the cydD gene encoding thiol reductant ABC exporter subunit CydD, whose protein sequence is MPEPTAKQWLRSIIKPARNAVRLAAVAGSVAGLATVGLLWALAVSVSGLLVEGLLLAELMTPLAGLLLCIIVRALAQYAQEVFGAQASIQVRSLVRERLLTQWADNGPLRNAELSPAERASQYVQQVEALDGYVARYLPQQTITVAVPAIILAIVFYLDWVAALLLLFSAPLIPLFMALVGMGAEKINQQHFASLSRLSGHFLDRLHGITTLQIFGQTRQAEDTVAQASNNLRRLTMKTLRVAFLSSTVLEFFASVAIAMLAIYIGFGLLGYIDWGPSTDLTLFSGLLILLLAPEFFQPLRTLAQHYHDRAAALGAAETLSQVQAQTAASKPATDTVATAINSTPDSTIVFDHVTLTFPERGTLFHRFNAQFQRGEIIGLSGPTGSGKSSILNLMAGFIQPTSGSVRVNGQPAGQAPIAWMSQKPFLLFGSWADNLRWMAPLASEQDMHDAVAQVGLTDLLHRLPQGLNSPVGEDGRFLSGGEAQRLALARIWLSDAQWVLLDEPTAALDAESTALIADCLDRLAAQGRGVILSSHDADLLQRVHRIIRINDKAALV, encoded by the coding sequence TTGCCTGAACCAACCGCTAAGCAGTGGCTACGCTCGATCATTAAGCCCGCGCGAAATGCTGTGCGCTTGGCGGCTGTGGCGGGTTCCGTGGCGGGGCTGGCGACGGTCGGTTTGTTATGGGCGTTGGCGGTGAGTGTGAGTGGGCTATTGGTTGAAGGCCTTTTGCTTGCAGAGCTGATGACGCCCCTTGCTGGGTTGCTGCTGTGCATAATTGTGCGCGCGTTGGCGCAATACGCTCAAGAAGTTTTCGGCGCACAGGCCAGCATCCAGGTGCGCAGTCTGGTACGTGAGCGCTTGCTGACCCAATGGGCAGACAATGGCCCGCTGCGTAATGCAGAGCTGTCGCCTGCCGAACGTGCCAGCCAATACGTTCAGCAAGTGGAAGCATTGGATGGCTATGTGGCGCGCTATCTGCCACAGCAAACCATCACTGTCGCAGTACCGGCCATTATCTTAGCGATTGTGTTCTATCTTGACTGGGTGGCGGCGCTGTTACTGCTGTTTTCGGCCCCGCTGATTCCACTGTTTATGGCGCTGGTCGGAATGGGTGCCGAAAAGATTAATCAGCAACACTTCGCCAGCCTCAGTCGCCTGTCGGGTCACTTTCTCGACCGCTTGCACGGCATCACCACCTTGCAAATCTTTGGCCAAACACGGCAAGCCGAAGACACCGTTGCGCAGGCCAGCAACAACCTCCGCCGGCTCACCATGAAAACCTTACGCGTGGCTTTCTTGTCGTCGACGGTGCTGGAGTTTTTTGCCTCGGTCGCCATCGCCATGCTGGCGATTTACATTGGCTTTGGGCTGCTCGGCTATATCGATTGGGGCCCCAGTACCGATCTGACCTTATTCAGTGGGCTTTTGATTCTGCTGCTGGCGCCCGAGTTCTTTCAACCGCTGCGTACCCTTGCCCAGCACTACCATGACCGAGCCGCCGCACTGGGCGCGGCCGAGACACTCTCACAAGTGCAGGCACAGACAGCAGCATCCAAGCCGGCGACAGACACGGTTGCGACTGCGATCAATAGCACGCCAGACAGCACCATCGTCTTTGATCACGTCACGCTGACCTTTCCCGAACGCGGTACGCTGTTCCACCGTTTTAATGCGCAGTTCCAGCGCGGTGAAATCATCGGGCTGTCCGGACCTACCGGCAGCGGAAAATCGAGCATACTTAACTTGATGGCGGGTTTTATTCAGCCAACAAGTGGCAGCGTTCGAGTGAATGGTCAACCAGCAGGACAGGCCCCCATCGCGTGGATGAGCCAGAAGCCGTTTCTGTTATTTGGCAGTTGGGCTGATAACCTGCGCTGGATGGCCCCGCTGGCCTCTGAACAAGACATGCACGACGCCGTTGCTCAAGTCGGTTTAACCGATTTACTGCACCGTTTGCCACAAGGCCTGAATAGCCCTGTCGGGGAAGACGGACGTTTCTTGTCAGGCGGTGAAGCCCAGCGTTTAGCGCTTGCCCGTATTTGGTTGTCGGATGCCCAATGGGTGTTGTTGGACGAACCCACCGCAGCGCTCGACGCAGAGAGTACGGCGCTGATCGCCGACTGTTTGGATCGGCTGGCAGCACAAGGCCGAGGGGTGATTCTCAGTTCGCACGACGCCGACCTGCTGCAACGCGTGCACCGCATTATTCGCATCAACGATAAGGCGGCTTTGGTATGA
- a CDS encoding ATP-binding cassette domain-containing protein, whose amino-acid sequence MKSLWPWVQLILQRRTRLLVGGLLLALTLTAGVALLGLSGWFITSAGLASVLLASGVAVYLDVYVPGAGIRGFALTRTIARYLERLYNHDTVLRLLADLRVRLFARISRLSVLQLNRQRSSQWLNRLTSDLDTLDNLYLRLLAPPLVAALTLCWVSAVLWWVLLNHNPSAAFWVFFSLWGLLGLATLLPAVLGKKHSAALTELTEQVRIHSVDHLRGHAELTAAGHAATHALLVSSHADALQAQQHSLARVIGLVQSLVNAGLALIIATVLILGIQVYIDQGVSGPLLVMLLLGLLALNEAFANLPRSFAFFGQTLAAAQRLNEMAPDTAQNAPIVPDSATLRVTANDQFFDLTPGESGVITGASGSGKSTLAATLALPRLAQTAWLTQDTKVFNDTLANNLLLGNPNATDEQLWQVLEWVALGDRVEQSAQGLDTWIGENGLALSGGEQRRVALARVILRWLQPEVRWVILDEPFRGVDDETAAKIMHQLTPQLANKGLVWLSHEAPAFLTPHCILELGA is encoded by the coding sequence ATGAAGAGCCTATGGCCTTGGGTCCAACTGATTCTGCAACGGCGTACGCGCTTACTCGTGGGCGGCTTGTTGCTCGCCCTGACACTGACCGCGGGTGTTGCCCTGCTCGGCCTGTCGGGATGGTTTATTACCTCGGCGGGGCTGGCTTCCGTGCTGCTGGCGTCGGGTGTGGCCGTTTACCTGGACGTCTATGTACCCGGCGCCGGGATTCGCGGTTTCGCCTTGACGCGCACCATCGCACGTTACCTTGAACGCCTATACAACCACGATACCGTGTTGCGTCTGCTGGCGGACTTACGTGTACGCTTGTTTGCTCGCATCAGCCGTTTGTCCGTACTGCAACTCAATCGCCAACGCAGCAGCCAATGGCTGAATCGCCTGACCAGCGACCTAGACACCCTCGACAACCTGTATCTACGCCTGCTCGCCCCGCCTCTGGTTGCCGCTCTAACGCTATGCTGGGTCAGTGCGGTACTGTGGTGGGTGTTGTTAAACCACAATCCAAGCGCCGCCTTTTGGGTGTTTTTTAGCCTTTGGGGACTGCTGGGACTGGCGACCCTGTTACCAGCTGTACTGGGCAAAAAACACAGCGCTGCACTGACCGAGTTGACCGAACAGGTACGCATTCACAGTGTCGATCACTTGCGCGGCCATGCCGAACTCACCGCCGCTGGACACGCCGCCACACACGCCTTGTTGGTGTCTTCGCACGCCGATGCGCTGCAAGCGCAGCAACACTCGTTGGCGCGGGTGATTGGTCTGGTACAAAGCCTGGTCAATGCCGGACTGGCTTTAATAATAGCCACCGTGCTGATACTGGGCATACAGGTCTATATTGACCAGGGCGTATCAGGGCCATTGTTGGTGATGTTATTGCTCGGCCTGCTGGCGCTCAATGAAGCCTTCGCCAACCTACCCCGGTCATTCGCGTTTTTCGGGCAGACTCTCGCCGCCGCACAGCGCTTGAACGAGATGGCCCCTGATACAGCACAAAATGCGCCCATAGTGCCTGATTCAGCCACTCTGCGTGTCACCGCCAACGATCAATTCTTCGACTTAACACCCGGCGAAAGCGGTGTCATCACCGGAGCTTCAGGCAGCGGCAAATCAACCCTCGCAGCCACGCTCGCTTTGCCTAGACTCGCGCAAACGGCGTGGCTGACACAGGACACCAAGGTGTTCAACGACACCCTCGCCAACAACCTGTTGCTGGGCAATCCTAACGCCACCGACGAACAGCTATGGCAGGTGTTGGAGTGGGTGGCTTTGGGCGACCGCGTGGAGCAATCGGCGCAGGGTTTAGATACCTGGATAGGTGAGAATGGCTTGGCGCTGTCGGGCGGTGAACAACGTCGCGTGGCCTTAGCGCGGGTCATCTTGCGTTGGCTACAACCTGAAGTACGCTGGGTGATTTTGGATGAACCCTTTCGCGGCGTCGATGACGAAACCGCCGCCAAGATCATGCATCAACTAACACCACAGCTCGCCAACAAAGGATTGGTGTGGCTGAGCCATGAAGCGCCTGCATTCCTGACGCCACACTGCATCTTAGAACTTGGCGCATAG
- the rarD gene encoding EamA family transporter RarD: protein MDKTVRSGVFYALTAYGLWAVAPMYFKLMQDVAAPEILAHRVLWSFVLTLALIVAFRKRDVLWATMKSRRARWLLLCSTAIIGFNWGLFIWSVQSGFMLSASLGYYINPLVNILFGMLFFGERLGKVKTAAALICLAAVAYELIQFGRLPWIALALGVSFALYGLVRKKLAVDSFTGMAMETGLLLPLAIGYLWFSTSPTTDLFANTGWTNFLLFAAGPVTMVPLMCFAAAANRISMTALGFFQYIAPSGVFLLAVFVYGEELAPEKLVTFGMIWFALIMLSVDTLYRWRRGPKIPVVPAA from the coding sequence ATGGACAAAACAGTAAGAAGTGGTGTTTTTTATGCCCTGACAGCCTATGGCTTGTGGGCAGTGGCGCCCATGTATTTTAAGCTGATGCAGGACGTTGCCGCACCCGAAATACTGGCGCATCGCGTATTGTGGTCATTTGTGCTGACGCTGGCGCTTATTGTGGCGTTTCGTAAGCGTGATGTGCTCTGGGCTACCATGAAGTCCCGCCGCGCGCGCTGGCTACTGTTGTGCTCCACGGCCATCATTGGCTTTAATTGGGGGTTGTTTATCTGGTCGGTGCAAAGCGGCTTCATGCTCAGCGCCAGCTTGGGGTACTACATCAACCCATTGGTGAATATCCTTTTTGGTATGCTGTTTTTTGGTGAGCGTTTGGGCAAAGTGAAAACCGCTGCGGCGCTGATTTGTTTGGCTGCGGTGGCCTACGAATTGATTCAGTTTGGGCGCTTGCCGTGGATCGCATTAGCGCTAGGTGTCAGCTTTGCGCTCTATGGTCTGGTGCGTAAAAAGCTGGCGGTCGACAGCTTCACCGGTATGGCCATGGAAACCGGCTTGCTGCTGCCCTTAGCCATTGGCTATTTGTGGTTCAGTACCAGCCCGACGACAGACTTGTTCGCCAATACCGGCTGGACGAACTTCCTGTTGTTCGCCGCGGGGCCCGTGACCATGGTGCCGCTGATGTGCTTCGCCGCGGCGGCCAACCGCATCAGCATGACCGCCTTGGGATTCTTTCAATACATCGCGCCCAGCGGTGTCTTCTTGTTGGCGGTGTTTGTGTACGGCGAGGAATTGGCACCCGAAAAGCTGGTCACCTTCGGCATGATCTGGTTTGCCCTGATCATGCTTTCCGTAGATACCCTGTATCGCTGGCGGCGCGGACCGAAAATACCGGTGGTGCCAGCGGCTTAG
- a CDS encoding universal stress protein — MSSLQIEQIDVLLVPVDGSKGSHKAVRLAAGMAQAQGAELELLYAFPANALELIGPLGETASAEQLKYLNTETFDKLRQDSARKVFDDALAQIPPDQHGRVKEVLLPGDPAEAVLKHANTCKNPMIVVGSRGLSRVRELLLGSVSQRLVHHAHCPVTVVH; from the coding sequence ATGTCCAGCTTACAAATAGAACAAATTGATGTGTTGTTGGTGCCGGTTGATGGGTCCAAAGGCTCACATAAAGCCGTCCGCTTAGCCGCCGGAATGGCGCAAGCGCAAGGCGCAGAACTGGAGCTGCTGTATGCGTTCCCAGCCAATGCGCTGGAGCTGATCGGGCCGTTAGGTGAAACGGCTTCGGCGGAACAGCTTAAGTATTTGAACACGGAGACCTTCGACAAGCTGCGTCAAGACAGCGCGCGCAAAGTGTTCGATGACGCATTAGCGCAAATACCGCCTGACCAGCATGGTCGAGTGAAAGAGGTTTTATTACCTGGAGACCCGGCGGAAGCGGTACTTAAGCATGCGAACACCTGTAAAAACCCGATGATTGTGGTAGGCAGTCGCGGCTTGTCACGGGTGCGTGAACTGTTGCTCGGCAGTGTGAGTCAGCGCTTGGTGCATCATGCACATTGTCCGGTCACCGTGGTGCACTAA
- a CDS encoding GNAT family N-acetyltransferase translates to MAVSDSGTNLDLQWDIKLPREKSYEFVMRFEGKLCVYSPSVEQLYTNYSLNFTNNNSRIVVIPDRFAYHDTFNRVPAESVETTPMMVVPGELIGKPGLQLVKRDTNGGIGQQSTPFRQALAKMLSRQSDDKALLPVIVKGDLREFGAEFPCLHLHKITLDKAGSMSDYNRQSMRKAIFAKLALLHAEEMALTKQQAKLTVVTTPAPSPGTPMNARQTTTDTTCEHEPQQQRFVIRLPEGEAVLEYQLTDDAVDFSRTYVPQALRNRGLAEKLVRAGLAWARSEDLTMTASCWYVDKWLQRGASN, encoded by the coding sequence ATGGCAGTGTCTGACTCAGGCACCAACCTCGACCTACAGTGGGACATCAAGCTCCCACGCGAAAAATCGTATGAATTCGTTATGCGGTTCGAGGGTAAGCTTTGCGTTTATAGCCCCAGTGTTGAACAGCTCTACACCAATTATTCGCTGAATTTCACCAACAACAATTCACGTATCGTCGTCATTCCTGACCGTTTCGCCTATCACGACACCTTTAATCGCGTACCCGCAGAGAGTGTGGAAACGACGCCGATGATGGTGGTGCCCGGTGAATTGATTGGCAAGCCAGGCCTGCAGCTGGTGAAGCGCGATACCAACGGCGGTATTGGTCAGCAAAGCACTCCCTTTCGGCAAGCCCTCGCCAAGATGTTGTCGCGGCAGAGCGATGATAAAGCCCTGCTGCCGGTGATTGTGAAAGGTGACTTGCGGGAATTTGGTGCTGAGTTTCCCTGCCTGCATCTGCATAAGATCACCTTGGACAAGGCCGGAAGCATGTCGGACTACAATCGGCAGTCCATGCGCAAAGCCATTTTTGCCAAACTGGCCTTGCTGCATGCGGAAGAAATGGCGCTGACTAAGCAGCAAGCGAAACTGACCGTCGTCACCACGCCAGCTCCCTCGCCGGGCACGCCAATGAACGCCCGACAGACAACAACCGATACGACGTGCGAACACGAACCGCAACAACAGCGCTTTGTCATTCGGTTACCGGAAGGCGAAGCCGTTTTGGAGTACCAGCTTACGGACGATGCCGTCGACTTTTCACGCACCTACGTGCCCCAAGCCTTGAGAAATAGAGGATTGGCAGAAAAGCTGGTGCGCGCAGGACTGGCTTGGGCACGCAGCGAAGACCTGACCATGACAGCAAGCTGCTGGTATGTCGATAAATGGCTGCAACGTGGTGCGTCCAACTAA
- a CDS encoding GDSL-type esterase/lipase family protein: MTERYLFLGDSVTDCDRQRSVKQPNRSEALGYGWVNRVATELLAMSPSAQVWNRGFGGCRVNELLTHDWCPLKQTRGSDFTCITLLLGINDIWYPMSDHEAPDVARILANFNALLETLKPLMERMVVMEPFAIPGTATDDQWWPPLQAMQFGMAELVAQHGLIWLPLQAEFSAHSAGQSALWAYDGVHPEVLGHRWLADQWLTKVACTG; the protein is encoded by the coding sequence ATGACCGAGCGTTATCTGTTTCTGGGAGACTCTGTTACCGACTGCGACCGCCAACGCAGTGTCAAACAACCTAACCGCAGTGAAGCCCTAGGGTATGGCTGGGTGAACCGTGTGGCGACTGAGTTATTGGCAATGTCGCCCAGTGCGCAGGTGTGGAACCGAGGTTTTGGTGGGTGTCGGGTGAATGAATTGCTGACCCATGATTGGTGCCCCCTAAAGCAGACACGCGGAAGCGACTTTACCTGTATCACTCTGTTGCTGGGTATCAACGATATTTGGTATCCCATGTCAGACCATGAAGCTCCGGATGTAGCGCGCATTTTGGCCAACTTTAACGCCTTGCTGGAGACCTTAAAACCGCTGATGGAGCGCATGGTGGTGATGGAGCCTTTTGCTATTCCCGGTACCGCGACCGATGATCAGTGGTGGCCACCGCTGCAGGCCATGCAATTCGGCATGGCTGAGTTGGTGGCCCAGCATGGGTTGATCTGGCTGCCCTTGCAAGCTGAGTTCAGTGCGCATAGCGCCGGCCAGTCTGCGCTTTGGGCTTACGATGGTGTGCACCCGGAAGTATTGGGGCATCGTTGGTTGGCTGACCAGTGGTTAACCAAGGTGGCGTGCACAGGTTAG